A stretch of the Bordetella genomosp. 8 genome encodes the following:
- the mctP gene encoding monocarboxylate uptake permease MctP, protein MNDLAQINWTALSVFIFFFVLVTVMGFAASRWQRGSSASHLDEWGLGGRRFGTWITWFLVGGDFYTAYTVIAVPALVYAVGAYGFFALPYTILVYPIVFTIMPRLWRVAQKAGHVTSADVVYARFQSRPLELAIAATGVLATMPYIALQLVGMEVVIKALGLQGELPLAAAFVILALYTYSAGLRAPALIAFVKDLMIYIVVLVAIVLVPAKLGGYSAVFSSAAAGFAAKGGATGLTLKASQFLPYATLALGSALAAFMYPHTLTGIFAAKSADTIRKNAIFLPAYTLLLGLIALLGYMAYAANLHPKTPNDVVPALFNTLFPSWFAGFAFAAIAIGALVPAAVMSIGAANLFTRNFWKAYVNPAVTSEGEAKVAKIVSLVVKVGALVFIVFVPTQFALDLQLLGGVWILQTFPAVVFGLFFGWFRGGPLLLGWLVGLATGTTLAYMDGIKPVHAFVVGGNTYGIYTGLVALLVNIVVAVIAQALVSTFSGAQGARRSA, encoded by the coding sequence CAGTTCCGCTTCGCACCTGGATGAGTGGGGCCTGGGCGGCCGACGCTTCGGCACCTGGATCACCTGGTTCCTGGTGGGCGGCGATTTCTATACCGCCTATACGGTCATCGCCGTGCCGGCGCTGGTCTATGCCGTCGGCGCCTATGGCTTTTTCGCGCTGCCGTACACGATCCTGGTATATCCCATCGTCTTTACCATCATGCCGCGCTTGTGGCGCGTGGCGCAGAAGGCCGGCCACGTGACGTCGGCCGACGTGGTCTACGCGCGGTTCCAGTCGCGGCCGCTGGAGCTGGCCATTGCCGCCACCGGCGTGCTCGCCACCATGCCCTACATCGCGCTGCAGCTGGTCGGCATGGAAGTCGTCATCAAGGCACTGGGCCTGCAGGGCGAACTTCCCCTGGCCGCCGCTTTCGTGATCCTGGCGCTCTATACCTATTCGGCGGGCCTGCGCGCGCCGGCCTTGATCGCCTTCGTCAAGGACCTGATGATCTATATCGTGGTCCTGGTGGCCATCGTACTGGTGCCGGCCAAACTGGGCGGCTACAGCGCGGTGTTTTCGTCCGCGGCGGCCGGTTTCGCCGCGAAAGGCGGCGCCACCGGGCTGACACTGAAAGCCTCGCAGTTCCTGCCCTATGCCACGCTGGCGCTGGGCTCGGCCCTGGCGGCATTCATGTACCCGCACACGCTGACGGGCATTTTCGCCGCCAAGAGCGCCGACACGATACGCAAGAACGCGATCTTCCTGCCGGCCTATACCCTGCTGCTGGGCCTGATCGCCTTGCTGGGCTACATGGCCTATGCGGCGAACCTGCACCCGAAGACGCCCAATGACGTCGTGCCCGCGCTCTTCAACACCCTGTTCCCCAGCTGGTTCGCGGGCTTCGCCTTCGCCGCCATCGCCATCGGCGCGCTGGTGCCGGCGGCGGTGATGTCGATCGGCGCGGCCAATCTGTTCACGCGCAACTTCTGGAAGGCCTACGTGAATCCGGCGGTCACGTCGGAAGGCGAGGCCAAGGTCGCCAAGATCGTGTCGCTCGTGGTCAAGGTCGGCGCGCTGGTCTTCATCGTGTTCGTGCCGACGCAGTTCGCCCTCGATCTGCAGCTGCTGGGCGGCGTGTGGATACTGCAGACGTTCCCGGCGGTGGTGTTCGGCCTGTTCTTCGGCTGGTTCCGTGGCGGCCCGCTGCTGCTGGGCTGGCTGGTGGGCCTGGCCACCGGCACCACGCTGGCGTACATGGACGGCATCAAGCCCGTGCATGCCTTCGTGGTGGGCGGCAATACCTATGGCATCTATACCGGCCTGGTCGCGCTGCTCGTGAACATCGTGGTCGCCGTCATCGCGCAGGCGCTGGTCAGCACGTTCTCAGGCGCGCAGGGCGCGCGCCGGAGCGCCTGA
- a CDS encoding acyltransferase family protein, whose translation MGLLRTLFALSVVLDHSPFNDGNMLVGGRLAVQLFYVISGFLISYILTTNKAYDSTARFYENRLLRLFPTYFAVAVVALALNVVANPEFLDVYRRSPNSADLFLVLANLFIFGQDWLMFFGIKGGELTLTGSYANSDVPLYQGLLIPQAWTLGVELSFYLIAPFILRSMRCVVALFLASLALRAVLLHTGVAQSDPWSYRFFPLELALFLAGALSHRLLLPIWQKLSERFHYLPELATGLFVVYALFHFSVTINHNLRDALALAAFTGILPLTFIYQARHRLDKKIGQLSYPIYISHSVALLLVHQATSWMGLTNALLISTLNVLLSLVLAVLLWTMIDSRVDKVRERVKSGAPSGAPARALRA comes from the coding sequence ATGGGTTTGCTGAGGACGCTGTTCGCTTTGTCGGTGGTGCTGGACCACTCCCCCTTCAACGATGGCAACATGCTGGTCGGGGGCCGACTCGCGGTACAGCTTTTCTACGTGATATCGGGCTTCCTGATCTCATACATCCTGACCACGAACAAGGCCTATGACAGCACGGCGCGCTTCTATGAGAATCGCCTGCTGCGCCTGTTCCCCACCTATTTCGCGGTGGCCGTCGTCGCGCTGGCGCTGAACGTCGTGGCGAATCCCGAATTCCTGGACGTCTATCGCCGCAGCCCCAACAGCGCGGACCTGTTCCTGGTGCTGGCCAACCTGTTCATCTTCGGGCAGGACTGGCTGATGTTCTTCGGCATCAAGGGTGGCGAACTGACGCTGACGGGCAGCTATGCCAACAGCGACGTACCGCTGTACCAGGGCTTGCTGATACCGCAGGCATGGACACTGGGCGTGGAGCTCAGTTTCTACCTAATCGCGCCGTTCATCCTGCGTTCGATGCGTTGCGTGGTGGCGCTGTTCCTGGCGTCGTTGGCCCTGCGCGCCGTGCTGCTGCACACCGGCGTGGCGCAATCGGATCCATGGAGCTATCGCTTCTTCCCGCTCGAACTGGCGCTGTTCCTGGCGGGCGCGCTATCGCATCGCCTGTTGCTGCCGATATGGCAGAAATTGAGCGAACGCTTCCATTACCTGCCGGAACTGGCCACGGGCTTGTTCGTGGTGTATGCGCTGTTCCACTTCTCGGTGACGATCAACCACAACCTGCGCGATGCGCTGGCGCTAGCCGCCTTTACCGGCATACTGCCGCTGACCTTCATCTATCAGGCGCGGCACCGGCTGGACAAAAAAATCGGGCAGCTCAGCTACCCGATCTATATCTCGCATTCCGTCGCCCTCCTGCTGGTGCATCAGGCAACCAGCTGGATGGGCTTGACCAACGCCCTGCTGATTTCCACCTTGAACGTCCTGCTGTCGCTGGTACTGGCGGTATTGCTGTGGACCATGATAGACAGCAGGGTCGACAAGGTGCGCGAACGCGTCAAGAGCGGTGCGCCGTCAGGCGCTCCGGCGCGCGCCCTGCGCGCCTGA